GATTTAATGGTtttgtcttctgagtttctgACCGTGTGCTCTTGAGTTTGAGAAGAACAGGAAGTTTCTTCAGGATGAAACAAATCTACAAAGTCCCGTTGCTGGAGCCAAGGATGAGAGAGGCAGTCTTCTGCTGTTGGTCTGTCCCtgggaatgaaaggaagaaggcTCATGGAGGTCTCCTATTACACAGAAAATGCTCAGTTCTCTGGACTTTTGCTTTGAAACAACAAGGCCTAATCCAGAAAGACAGGCTGAAAGAACTAGCCCTAATCTCTCAATAAGAATGCTTGGTTCTAGTCGTGGGTCTACATTCAGCACATTGGGAAGCATACAGCTTTTCTTTGTCATGGCCTTCCTACGTTCAAAACAGAAATACCATCTACTATGCTTCTTAATAGGCTCGGTGATTAAGATCAGAAAGGGGAAAATTTCTGAGCTCTTCTGGTATGAAAGAAACTAATTATGATACTACGCAAAGATATCATGATTAACATCATATAGCCAAACTCCAACTGTAGTTAGACAGACTGAATTTATAAGAAGTCCAGTTAGAGAATTTTCTTAACACTCCCACACAATTACTATATCAAACTTTTCATTCAAGCGCATTGCATCTAATTACTCTGTCATaatttagaaagattaatttttaGCTCactcttaattttttaatgtaagatgtatgtatgtgtatgtgtgagaggcagcatggcttgATGGAGAGACTTTGACTCAGAAATACTTGGATTCAAAATGTCTCTCACATAACCCCTGTGAACCTCAGGCAACTCTATGAGACTATAATATGTAGATGAACTGtgatctgtgttggtggagggagttctcaCACCATAAGTTCCCAAACCACTGAAATTGAAGGTCCTAGATGTACTAcagtataatatgtatgtatacaatatatatgtttatatgtgtgaaTACTTATCAAatgtcaaaaataataaaatttttttaaagatatttgggttaaaaattttatttcttcagtcTAACTAGCAACTTATCTGAATTAATgagaatatgcacatatatcctCTACTGATCAAATAGCATATTTGTTGATAGTCATTGATTATATTACTTACTCTGGGTTTTTTACTAAAAGACACTGAATAAAGTCTTTGGCCAGCTGTGAGACTGATGAAAACATTTCTTCAGAATAATCCACATTGACTTGAGAAATATTGAGGTATGTTTCTTGATTGTCTTCTCCCACAAATGGAGATGCATGCATTAATAACATGTATGCAATTATGCCAACATTCctgaaaaagaatcagaaaagaaaaagttcCTCAGCTAGGAAAGTTAGAAGAGGAAAAAGTTTGGGGGAAGATGGGTTCAATTtttaacatgttgagtttaaggtggaATTGAGTAGGCGTTCTGCCTGGATATAATGTATGTTCCATATTTATGATTTAAGTTTGCTgttagaaaataataaaatgatgaaaattgtATAATATTGGGAAATGTTTTTAGTGCTTAACATGGGGCTATTTGAGCCAAGTAATAAGTAGAATAGCTTTAAAACTCTCATGGAGCAAATGACTTTCCAACATCAAGTGCAGCTAATCACGATTAGTTTTGACACTTCTCAACAGAAACCCAAACAATTCCCCTTCCGCCCTAAATTATGTAATCCACATTAGAAAACTTGCAATTAAAAAGGTTATGACAGAAAAATATGAAGATAACTAACAAAACTTACCACATGTCTGTTGCTGTGGTAATAGGATCATAGTTCAACACTTCTGGGGCTGAAAAGTAAAAGTTAAGTTATATAccacatttaaattatttttatttaagtagctttttatatttgtttttgattttggAAAGACTGGGAACTCATGAGATTATCTGGTTAACACATTTAGTGCAATGTCAAGCACGTGATTGGCtgattgttaaaaatatttgtcaATGAATAATTGTTCAAAGAGGTCCAAAGCACACCAATACTTTTAGAATGGCTTTTGGTTGAGTAGTAAAATTTCACTAGTCTAGCTAGAGAGTCAGTCTGAACGAAAATGGTAAATTCCATacaatttttcacatttgttttcacacaaataatttCAGCACAATATTCCTTAATTCCAATAGGTTCCTTTTGTCACTATCACTTTAGCACCCCTTTTCCGTACAGTATTGTACGCTTTCAAGCAAtggccaaagggaaaagaagacacTTCTGTTGAAGCTGCTAGAAAACGCTGGTCCACTAGCCCTACTGCCCTTTTCAAAACAGCTGCCTCCCTTCCACTCAGCTGGGGCTTTTCCCCAGCTACTCTTCAGAGAGATTAGGTGGATTTGACCAGCCTTTGGAAGACCACCTTTCAAAACCTGAAGGAGCTTAAGGTAAGCCACTTGCTGCAGTTGGACTCTACTTTTTACCTGTTACTAATTTTGTCTCCACTTTCAGACCCCAGCACTTTTTGGCTGCCGATAGCTTCAGACCTAGCTTCAGACACCTGGTGCtgaattcttcctttctgctAGATGGCCCCCCGCTTGGGGTCTCTTCTCCCTCAGAGACTCTCAATGAGCTTTCTTTCCGCTAACCACCTCGATATCAATTAGATGAATTCTTGATCGGTTGCTGGCCAGGTGGCTCATGGTGCTGACTCATGGTACAAAACCTCAGTCAGCATCAAGGAAGACTCATGGATCCCACCAAAAATATGCTGAGAAATATATACTGAACATAGATGCCCCAAATGATTCTCTCTACACCGCTaatgatctttctttttaaaaaaatttaatttgactacagaaagtaaaaggaaaattcttaCCTAGGTATTCAGGAGTTCCCATTATTTCTCTCAGTTCACACGCATTTCCTATCTTCCGAGACATCCCAAAATCTACAATTTTTATGTCTCCAAGTGGAGAAATGCTGCTTAATAAGATATTCTGAGGCtgcacaaaagaaaatacaaagattaTTAATGTACTATGAAATAGCTTATTCTTTGTTAAAACTACAACACTAATTTCAGTcaagaaataaatcaaatttgaattcattcaGTTACAATTATTTTAGAATCACTGAAATGTGAGGCAAAAATGGAAATACTATATCTACATACCTAAATTTATAATTCATAGTTAAAGTGCAGGTTTCATTACAAATActttttataaaggaaaattacaaCACTAAATCTTCCAGATTAAAATCATttgtaggttttgtttttgtttgtgactagacctgtaatttcaggTGGGGAACTATtgtagatggctcagtggatagtgctaggcctggaatcaggaagacctaacttcaaacctggcctcggacacttactagctgtgtgaccctgggcaagtcacttaatctctgcttgccttaaaccaatggagaaggaaatggcaaaccgcttcagtatctttgccaaaaaaatcttaTGGACAGCATTGGTGTGCTATGACCTActgggtcgtgaagagttggacatgactgaacaacaacaaaacttccaCTACCAAGGCAGGTCAAatcagcacctgctctgaaaCTGTTTTTAGAGAACTGATTGCCTGGGGGACTATGAGGTTACTCAAGGTGACAGAACCAGTGAGCGCTAGGGATAGTATTTTACCCCAGAGGCCTTCTGAGGCTCCTGTcttatgccatgctgcttcttttATGTTCTCTTTTTGAAGTTCATAATTACATAATTCATGATCTTCAATGTTTTACAGACATAAAAATATCACACTACTTAAAGGTCAAAGTTGATCACAACTATTTTAATTGCAAGCTTTCTAATGTAGATTTCAAAACTCAAGGTGGAAAGAAGACTGTTTGGGTGTCTGTTGGGAAGTTGTCCGCTGAGCCAAAACAAAATGTAACacatttttaaacataaaagaacCATACTATGGAAAAATAAATGTCGATTACATAGAGCCTTTTTCTGATGGTTCAGGGTCATCATGAGGAACAGCAATTATTTCACTATCCTATACTTTGCCTTCCTCAGGGGCTATAAAGGCACCTAAGTCTATGTCTTTCTGTGCTGAATCATCCAGATGCAAAgcgctaatcttttttttttagtggctgctttttataatttttctatcttcttcctgcTGGTCTTCAGGATATCTAGCTCTATTAGCTCATCATCCCCTTAATTTGTTGTATCTAATCTGTTGTGATAACCACTATCTTTCTTCAGACCAACCCTTCCCGCCTTATCTTAAAGTAACACTTTTCACATACTCCAGTCCAGCCTGACCACTCAGTTTTACTCCCTGAATACTCTCAGCACGTTGCTTCAGAATCTTTGTTCATACCATGTATGTACCTCTTAGCCCCAATCCCTACTTATTGAAATGGTACCTATCCTTTCAGGTCCAGCCCCAAACTGCTTATTCTAAAAGCCTTCTAATGGTCCTACCGCCAGAAGTAGTATCTTTCTTCTGAAATAGCAGTTTCTTGTTTATCCATCTtgttattataaacattttttgtacaCATCCCAGAAAAGCCTCATTATGATCTCCTAAGATGCCTGATTATGGCATGGGTTCTGGAAGCCTGTGTCAGGAGTTCACAATCTCACATGTCCTAGCAAGTTGGAAAGGCATCAAGTAGAGGCCCCTCAGACTATATCTTTGTCATCTAAGGAGCAGCCTACCTAAAtttagagaggctcatcaccaggacAGCCACAGGCAAGAATGGATTTTTTTAGCTATGACTCAACAAGACTGTCTACCAAAAGGAGTTATAATATTCATAGTAGTGCTAgacttggtgtcaggaggacctgaattcaaatccttctgtAGAtgcttaaaagctgtgtgactctgggcaattcaattaacatttctcAGCCAGAGATAACAGCACATACCTCAAAGGGTTGTAAGgacaaaatgatataatataggtaatgtgctatataaatgttagctattgttattatcatcttTACTAGTAGACGGAAACCCACACTGGCAAAATCAAAGATCCTAGGTACTATATGGTACTGTTATGCATTGTCCTTTTCTCAATTAGATGAAAGGGCTCTTTAAGGGCACATACtgtttcttaattatttcctttacCACTTAGAaggtcgtttcagttgtgtctgactctttgtgaccccatttagggttttcttggaaaacatACCAgaatagtttaccatttccttctccagctcattttacagatgaggaaactgaggcaaagtgaattgcacagggtcacaaagccaggaagcgtctgaggtcacatttgaactcaggtcttcctgcctccaggccctgtactcaaTCCACTGTGGCCACTGTTGCACATAGGATCTATTTAATTCTTTCTTGAATTTATTGCTCTGAGATGGGCAACTACATAATCAAGTTGGTTTGATTTATGTCTAAAGAACAATTAGATTCTGAGAGAAGATATCCTTTtctgagaaaattgaatgaactGAATTTCTGAATTTTGTAACTTTCGTTTTTCATGTTTACAGGACGTTTCTGCTCATTTCCTTGCTTTCAATTATGTTCTAGATAACTGAGGTAAACGGCTAAATGACTTCTGGACAAGTAGAGTATCACTGTACTCTAGCCTCCATTAACTTGGAAGTATGTGATAATGTCCCACGGGCTGAGGTTGTACTATGAAGAACAGATTTGTTTGGCAAATTAAGTTTATCAAATATTTTAGAGGAATTTTTCAACCAacttcaaatttttaaaggaatttagaCTATATGCTGAGAATTGCAGATATTTACTCATCACATCAGAAGGGAACACACCTTTACTTAAAACGCTGTTAGCAGTTAGTTAAGAAAAAATTAAGACTTTTCACTAATTCATGAATTCACTAATCCATGAATTAACACAAATCTGTGGGATTTCAATGTTCTTATAGGAAGGAGTATAACATATAATGATATTTTTTATAATCTTATGGTTAAATTGAGGGTCTCATATGAACATACAAATAGGCTTATGCAATATATAAGTCAAAAAGCATACTGAAATTGTAGGATGCCAACATATTCTTTGACCTTGCTAACTGAGAACTAGACAGGAAAAGAAATACTGCATGTAACAAGTCACATGTAATATTACCTTCAAATCAAGGTGCACAATATTGTTTTGATGTAGATAAGAAACTCCTTCCAATATTTGTCTAATAAGTTTGATGATATCATTTTCAGAGACTATTTCAACTAGGTCAGGTAAACATAAGTTGAAAATTTCTCCACCTGCAGCactgaaagaaaattcaaataatatcaGATTGAACATTTTTACACTAATTTATCTGAGATAATATTTCTGGAATGCAACTTTTACTTGaacaattaatttctattttaagtttaaaaaaataatctgtttAGCCACTAAGTTcatttaataagatgaaaagaaatgcataaatttaatgagaaagaacaagaatgcttattttggaaattatttatataaatttgggGTTTAGAAGTCAATGCTTTTCTGATTGTCATATTAGCCTGCCTCTTCCTTGTAAATTAAGTACCATTAAGAAAAGCTGAACACCAGTTAACAATCAAtgcattatttttgtttctttttcactaGATGACTCAAAGTATGCTTATGTAATTTCCAAAATTTAAGATAACTTTACCTACAATGTGTTGGTAGCCTCCTTATATTAACGTGGTTATGCAGATCATGGAAACAAAGTAAAGAGAAAGACtatttactcatttaaaaaatcaaattaaaaaaacctttaTGGTCTATAGGACAAATTGCAACAGCAAATCAACCATACTACAAGCAATTatttttagttaatttgattGCTAAAGATAGCAGAATCAGGTAATTAAGTCTCTAAATTAAAATTCTGATCCAAAATTCATCTGTATTGATAAACATCTGGCAAATTCATATACAAAGTTCAAATAATTAGCCAATATTCTGATGCACCATAAAGTCTTAAACAAAAAGTCCTAGGAAgggttttaaaataattttcacttgTAATCACAATAGACTTAATAAACTTAAAGAGTATTTACCCTtagcaaaggagggaaaaaaatactttctcCAAGGCTTCACATACATTAATTCAATATAATCACAATTCaaataatataaatgttaattcTGGATCTTCTCACTAACCTAGAActttaacatatatgtgtgtgtgtgtgtgtatatatatacatacatatatatatatatatatagacatagatatatacacacacatatcaataAGCTTCCCAGAATCCTTGGGCTTCTGAAATGGCTCTTACTTagagaaataatttctcttttacccaaaAGAAGTCTTAGCGGTGAAGTACAAGAGTATCAGAGTGCCTAGCGGCAATGATAAAGACCAAAGGATTTATGACCAACATACTGTAATAAGCTGGCAAACCctacaaaaggaaaagaatacttGTTTCCTAGTTGGTAACACCTATAAAAGGCTAAAAGTTTTCAGAATAGGGAGGCAGGTTAAAAGTTCTGGGAAGCAGAAGATACAGAGAAAACCAGAGACAAGAGAATAAGAATAATGGTGCTTGGGTATGGTAACTAGCATATGCTCtgacaatggaaaagaaaagaatcaagaacaaaaagagaagacagaaaagttctATGCCCTGTGGAGGTGGGa
This Trichosurus vulpecula isolate mTriVul1 chromosome 2, mTriVul1.pri, whole genome shotgun sequence DNA region includes the following protein-coding sequences:
- the STK17B gene encoding serine/threonine-protein kinase 17B, yielding MSRRRFDCRSLSGLLSTAIQTPIKTENFHNFYMLTSKELGRGKFAVVRQCISKSTDQEYAAKFLKKRRRGQDCRAEILHEIAVLELTESSSRVINLHEVYETSNEIILVLEYAAGGEIFNLCLPDLVEIVSENDIIKLIRQILEGVSYLHQNNIVHLDLKPQNILLSSISPLGDIKIVDFGMSRKIGNACELREIMGTPEYLAPEVLNYDPITTATDMWNVGIIAYMLLMHASPFVGEDNQETYLNISQVNVDYSEEMFSSVSQLAKDFIQCLLVKNPEDRPTAEDCLSHPWLQQRDFVDLFHPEETSCSSQTQEHTVRNSEDKTIKSTCNGTCGNREDKENIPEDISTVSKRFRFDDSLHNPQELVPDLLC